From the genome of Triticum aestivum cultivar Chinese Spring chromosome 1A, IWGSC CS RefSeq v2.1, whole genome shotgun sequence:
TCTTCTGATTCGAGCAGCGTTCCACATTTCATATATGCATGTTGTGTTTTACTTTGATAATCTTTATTTTGATGGATTCCGCTACTTTGATCTCTCCTTAAATGCTTAACTAGGGTGAAAGTTGATTATATGTTTTTTGCGGGAAAGTGTGGATATTTTCAAGTTTTTATTTCTCTAGTTTTCTAACTTTTACCTAAACACAGCTAGCTACAACTTCGATGACAAGAATATGTACTCGAACAAGGAATGCTTGATTTCTCTTCAGGAGTTACTGAAATCATCTGCTTTTCTAGTGGATGATAGCTGTGTCTTTGGTGTGGATATATTAAAAATTGATGTCTCTTCTCCTGAAAAGAAGTCCGTTGTGGTACAAAAGAAGGCTACCACAGTTGAGAACCTCTTTGTCCAGAAGAAGGGATTCATCAAAGGGACATACACTTGGACCATGAACAATTTCCTAGAATTGGAGTCTCAGCAATTTGTCCGCTCTCCTACATTTGaagttggtgggcatagatggtaTTCACCTTGCATCACAATTTATAATAAATACTATGCATGTGTTATCCGACATTATTTCTTTAGCTTATACCATACCGATGGCATATAAATGGTCTATTGTCAGTTCAGATATTGTAACTGGACATTTTAGTTTGATCTTTAAGCATGGGACCAAAGAACTCTACTTCTAGTATTTTTACAGTAACATTTTATTATATTGTACTGTAGTCTTTTTTTTAGATTTTTGTATAATTGTATATTGTATAGACTCTAATTTTAATGCCGCCAAGTCATGTTCAAAGTTAATGGGTGTAGATGCCTACACCCAAGCTCAGCCACAACTtccttcctttcttttttttttgagaatctgaGCCACAActttctaaaaaaaatcataactaaccacattcttCAAATACATTTTCCCGGGTACCCAATTGTAAGAAGTGTCACTTCCCATTCTTGTCATCAGGCACATCGGCATGTATCCGCATGGTGACAAGCGCAGCACTGATTACCTCAGCATGGCTTTGTGCCTGGACTCCTCGGATGAGCTCTTTATTGAGTCCAGAAAGGTGGTTCAAATAACTCTGTCCATCCTCGACCAAAAGAGTGGGAAATACTTCACGAGAACTACAGGTTCAGCTCTCCCTAGAAATTGCCAGTGCAGTGTGTGAATTACTGTTTGTAACCCCCTGATAATTACAGTTGATCTTACTTTTGTGGTGGTGGCAGGTCTCGTGCCATGTATATGTACAGAAGGCTGGGCATGGTACAACTTCTTGCCACTCAAGAAACTCAAGGATATGTCCAGAGGGTATCTTATAGAATCAAAGTGTGTCCTCAAGGCAGATCTCACTATCTTTGGATCATCCAATGACGGCTAGATCTTTACCTTGTGGCCTGATGCAGAGTTAATACGCCTTCATCCTACTACTAGTTAGAGTtattctttcaaaaaaaaactagttAGAGTTACATATATGAGATGGTCTGATTTGTTTGATGTTCTTAAACTTCTTATTGTATTCAAGATGAACTAGTTTACAACAAGTCAAAGAAATGATTTCTAGGTATATCGCCTCTAATATTATTTGCAAGTACTTCAGTGTGTGTATCGATGATGTTCCTGCGATCATGTTGTCAGTTGATGAGTTTCTTTAGCATGTGGTTCCATGATCCCATCTTCATTGCCTCAGGCATTTTCAAACGTCGGCCAACAAGAGGTTAAGTGCTATTTGTTTATGGAAGCGCATAGGGAGGGGACGTTCCATAGAAATGTCAAACAGTTGTGTTGTCTATTTTCTCTTTTGGAAAGACATCAGTTATACTCTTGAAATGTCAAACTGCACTCTGTTGTTGTCATGTGACTTTCTCTATCCTcgacggcagcagcagcagcagtctgacGACAGATTGACCAAATGAGTTTCGATCAGCAGTCCTACCATGTACTCCCtctctaaagaaatataagagcgtttagatcactgttTCTTTACAGAGAGAGTAACATTTAAATCAATTCAACGAGTGCAAATTTTGAGTAAATAAGGCACATGACATTCCGATTCAAACTGCGAGTAATAATAGATCAAAGATGATGGAGTAACAACCAGACTAATCAGAATTCAATAACTGACAGTATAATTTAACTATGTATACAAGATGAGAAGGATCTTGCAAGCCACCCCCCTAACACATGAATACTGTGCACATCAGAAACACTCCCATCAGTCAGCACAGTGTACCTTGGTGATTTTACAAGTGGACATCTTTGGAATCAGGTCTGCTATGTTTGGCGGTCACAGCCCCATTCGTGGCCGGTGGCCATTAACCTGCCTGATTTGAAGCCACGCCCTAGGGCTACTACCTCAACGGTTTGAGATGCTTCATGGAGTTTTGCTGCACAATAACTGCGTTTGCTCATCAAAAGCTTAGTAATAGTCGTTGCTGGGAACATCAGAATTTGATAAATTGCATGATAGTCAGCGTGAGAATAAGATAATTATGTTACATTATGAGTGAACTGCTTGGTTGCTCTTGTGGTTCAGGGTTGAATGTATGGTAGCCGTTCCTCGTGTGAACTGGCCAGCAGACCATGCATTAGTATGCCTGCATCCATCAACTTCAACTAGCCTCTGTGCAGGCCGCAAAGAACCGAAACATGATTATTTGTAAGTAACATCAGAAAATTATAAAGAACTGTCTGTCAGTGCACATTGTCTTAAAAGGTGATTGTGCTTAGCTTCGAGTTTGATAATAAGAACAGTAATTGATGGAGTACCTTGCAAGGTTTAATTAATATTTATTGTCtgaataaaaatacatctaaaCAACACAGAGGTTCCAGCGTACGAATCATCACATGGGACCCGGGCCCTAAAAGTAAGGTAAATTGGCAAATGGACAGCAGTAGGAGAAATGACTAAACCCACACTCCCTCGCAAAAAAAAGACTAAACCCACACCCAGATGCCAGTAGCTGACTAAAGACTAGACTTTCACAACAAAACTTCACCCAACGAGTACATACAGTAAAACActtccactgctactgctgctgaACACCAGCTCAGGACAACTGAATGCAACCTGGACCATCTTCTTTTTCAGAGTTGCGAGTTTAGGTAACCACTACACTACACATCATGGGTCTCCATCAAGCGACACCTGCATCGAAGAAATCTAGCATTTTTATATTCCGTCGGACAATTTCTAAATGACATGACTTGAGCAAGTGAAGAGAGCCAGGTGAGTACTTACAGCAATTAGTCTTCAGCCTCTACTCTCTACCCAGAGGTGTCGTCAACACGGTCCAATCTCCGGTATGGAACACCTCAAATAGCCAGCCATGTTGGTACCAATCAACTAAATCATGAAAGCTTCAGTAAGTACCAAAGGAGTAAAAACCTTTTTTTACGAAAGGAGGAAACACGGTCCAAGCTCCGGTGTGGAACACGGTCTAAGGGCATTTCTAATCGATCCCCAATAAGGCCGTAAGGTAGGATAAATTCGGTTATCCTCCTTTACGGCGCACCTAGCCGAACCACAATCTGCCATAAGGGAGGAAAAATTGaacataattggtttgatgccaacaattggcattgccgatatttggcaagccaacatttggcaaaatcaaaatttgccaaatgttggcaactttttgtgaggttgagaagaaaagttagtagccaaccaatcactagccaacatttggcatttgccaaatattgacatgccaacttttggcatcaaacAATTATGCTCATTATCCTCCGACCCGCCTCGACTGCCTATATTTACTCCACCACTCGGGAGTGGAGTAAAAGAAAATCACACTCTCTTACCCTCCTCTGCCGCTCCTCCTCCTTCCCGCCCAGCCATCGGCACCTCTCCCGCCATtccccgccgccccctctcctcccAATGGCCGGACGCAGTGGCTGGAGCTCCCCGCCTTCGATCCGCAACTTCGGCCTACGCCACGATGCGAGTCGTGCGTCCTTCTCCGCCGGATCGTCCTCAAGCAGCCGTCGGGCCCTCTCCGGCTTCCCCGACCTCCCCGTGTCGTGGCAGTGGCAGAGGAGCTACCACAGCGTCGGACAGCAGGAGTGGGGGACTTGGGTGGCCGAGATCCGGGCTAGGGAGAGGCTCGGATCCTTCCAAACGGCCAAACTCGACGCGCTCGAGTACGACCGATGGGATGTCCCGCTGCACTGCGCCGATGGCTAGGGAGGGCCGGGCAGCGAGGGAGTTCCTCATGGCGGGAGACCGCCGACGAGGATTACATGGCGGACCTCCGCCGCTAGTACTCGGAGTTGGTGGACGCAAAGCGGCGACGATTCCCCGACGAGGCGGTGGATGGGTTGGTAGTCATTATCTCCGACGACGAGGAGATTGACGTCCAAGAATGGCAGCGCATCTTCCCCCAACATCGCCGCCGACGGCATAGGGCAGGACCCCAAGATCGGTGGTATGACGCGGGCCCAATGGATAGCACTATATAAGAAGGATTAGTGTTTATGTAGAATCTATGTTGAACTTTAATTTAAGTAGAATCCATGTCTAGCTTATGTAGAATCTATGTCAAGTTTAAGCCGAAGTTTAAATTAAGTAGAATCTATGTTGAACTTTATGCAAATTTCGGTCGAGTATATGTACATTATATCAAATTTCGGTTGATTTGATCAAATCTATGCTGAATTTTATGTACATTTGGTTTTTACTCCATTATATAAAAGGGATCGGCTAGGTCCGACCAAAATTTAGTGGAGTAAATATACTCTACTAAGGGTTTACTCCGCCAGATCCTCCTCTATTTAttggggatcggttagaaatgccctaagtAGCCAAGGAGGTGCTATCTGCGAGAGCTCTCTCTGAAAATTATATGTATGCCCAAGTGCAATAGATCAGCTGCGTTCGTTCTCTCCTTCTCAAACACTTACGTTTCACATCATGGGTCTCCATCAAGCCACGCCTGCATCGAAGAAATCGAACATTGTTATATACTAGGACAATTTCTAAATGGCATGACTTGATCAAGTGGAGAGAGGTAGGTCATTACTTACAGCAATTAGTCTTCAGCCTCTACTCTCTCTACCTAGAGGTGTCATCAACACGGTCCAAGCTCCGGTATGGAAAACCTCAGATAGCCAGTCATGTTGCCACCAATCAACTAAATCTGGTTAAGCAACAAACATGAAAGCTTCAGTAAATAGCAAAAGAGGGGGGAAACAATTAATAAACCAGAAT
Proteins encoded in this window:
- the LOC123180694 gene encoding ubiquitin C-terminal hydrolase 12-like gives rise to the protein MYCGSKASYNFDDKNMYSNKECLISLQELLKSSAFLVDDSCVFGVDILKIDVSSPEKKSVVVQKKATTVENLFVQKKGFIKGTYTWTMNNFLELESQQFVRSPTFEVGGHRWHIGMYPHGDKRSTDYLSMALCLDSSDELFIESRKVVQITLSILDQKSGKYFTRTTGLVPCICTEGWAWYNFLPLKKLKDMSRGYLIESKCVLKADLTIFGSSNDG